A window from Variovorax sp. PBL-E5 encodes these proteins:
- a CDS encoding alpha/beta hydrolase gives MNDPQFQYVQGQARETFPALLAAYEAESRAAVAAESCVLHVRYGPLERQTFDFFAARGRPRGTLAYFHAGYWQSRDKSTFRFIAPAFTAAGLNVALVNYPLCPDVSLAELVDATRASVPAIRAHAAAPGGASPPLVVAGHSAGGHIAVELALSRWPSAPDAIAGIAALSGIFDLVPLVATTLNDRLRLDEAGAMACSPLHRVRGGMVPALIAVGGAETPAFLRQSQRLHKAWTEAGNRSALHVEAEADHFSLLRQLASPGSALFASVLGLFD, from the coding sequence ATGAACGATCCGCAGTTCCAGTATGTGCAGGGACAGGCGCGCGAAACCTTCCCGGCGCTGCTGGCGGCCTACGAGGCCGAGAGCCGGGCTGCGGTAGCCGCCGAATCCTGCGTGCTGCATGTGCGCTACGGACCGCTGGAACGTCAGACCTTCGACTTCTTCGCCGCGCGCGGAAGGCCGCGCGGAACGCTGGCCTACTTCCATGCCGGTTACTGGCAGTCGCGCGACAAGTCGACCTTCCGCTTCATCGCGCCGGCCTTCACCGCGGCCGGACTCAACGTGGCGCTGGTCAACTATCCGTTGTGCCCCGACGTGTCGCTGGCCGAACTCGTGGACGCCACGCGCGCTTCGGTGCCGGCGATACGCGCGCACGCGGCCGCGCCCGGCGGCGCGTCGCCGCCGCTGGTGGTGGCGGGGCATTCCGCGGGCGGCCACATCGCGGTCGAACTGGCGCTGTCGCGCTGGCCATCGGCACCCGACGCGATCGCGGGCATCGCTGCGCTGAGCGGCATCTTCGACCTCGTGCCGCTGGTGGCAACCACGCTCAACGACAGGCTGCGGCTCGACGAGGCCGGCGCCATGGCCTGCTCGCCGCTGCATCGGGTGCGCGGCGGCATGGTGCCCGCGTTGATCGCGGTCGGCGGCGCAGAGACGCCGGCCTTCCTTCGACAAAGCCAGCGCTTGCACAAGGCCTGGACGGAGGCCGGCAACCGCAGCGCCCTCCACGTCGAGGCAGAGGCTGATCATTTCAGCCTGCTGCGGCAGCTCGCGTCGCCCGGCAGCGCGCTGTTCGCGAGCGTCCTGGGCCTGTTCGACTGA
- a CDS encoding tripartite tricarboxylate transporter substrate binding protein: MKRRQLLGALGAAPLAAAVPAWAQGYPARPIRIVVPLPPGSPPDVLARLVAERLQQAWKQPVIVDNRPGATGMIGMDVVAKAAPDGYTVGVMFLTHAVLPALFGKVPYDTAADFAPIANLVWLYNALVVAPTVPARSAKELVELARAEPGKLTYASGGNGSPAHLLGESFRQLTQVDMLHVPFKGPAEAVQALLGGYVTTMFATTSAAVPMVRTGKLRALAVTSPNRLAALPSVPTMAESGVAGFDLREWEGLVAPADTPRDIILQWNQELARIMALPELREKLSEYGMEAAPANSPDQFATLVRSELQRWTRFVKTSGLKAD, encoded by the coding sequence ATGAAGCGCAGGCAACTCCTCGGCGCGCTCGGTGCGGCGCCGCTCGCGGCCGCCGTGCCCGCATGGGCGCAGGGCTATCCCGCAAGACCGATCCGGATCGTGGTGCCGCTGCCGCCGGGCAGCCCGCCCGATGTGCTCGCGCGCCTCGTCGCGGAACGCCTGCAGCAGGCCTGGAAGCAGCCGGTGATCGTCGACAACCGGCCGGGCGCGACCGGCATGATCGGCATGGATGTCGTCGCCAAGGCCGCGCCCGACGGCTACACCGTCGGCGTGATGTTCCTCACCCACGCGGTGCTGCCCGCGCTGTTCGGCAAGGTGCCCTACGACACCGCGGCGGACTTCGCACCGATCGCCAATCTGGTCTGGCTCTACAACGCGCTGGTGGTGGCACCCACGGTGCCCGCGCGCAGCGCGAAGGAACTGGTCGAGCTGGCGCGCGCCGAGCCGGGCAAGCTCACCTACGCATCGGGCGGCAACGGTTCGCCGGCCCACCTGCTGGGCGAGTCCTTCCGCCAGCTGACCCAGGTCGACATGCTGCACGTGCCGTTCAAGGGGCCGGCCGAAGCGGTGCAGGCTCTGCTCGGCGGCTATGTCACGACCATGTTCGCCACCACCTCGGCGGCGGTGCCGATGGTGCGCACGGGCAAGCTGCGCGCGCTGGCCGTGACCAGCCCGAACCGGCTGGCCGCGCTGCCCTCGGTGCCGACCATGGCCGAGAGCGGCGTCGCGGGCTTCGACCTGCGCGAATGGGAAGGCCTCGTCGCGCCGGCCGACACGCCGCGTGACATCATCCTGCAATGGAATCAGGAACTCGCACGCATCATGGCCCTGCCCGAGCTTCGCGAAAAGCTGTCGGAGTACGGCATGGAGGCGGCGCCCGCCAACTCGCCCGACCAGTTCGCCACGTTGGTGCGCAGCGAGTTGCAGCGCTGGACCCGGTTCGTGAAGACCTCAGGCCTCAAGGCCGACTGA
- a CDS encoding cupin domain-containing protein yields the protein MTSEIPDITRAQTGIDGVSWNILGQIYVPKQVSDDSFSWHATFPVETFVPPHVHPHQDEYIFVLDGRIDLLLAGKKTSAGAGDLVRMPRGIPHAFFNNYGEPVTALFWAAPAGKLLDLYRRIHNMASPAEVVAAARDYDVIFLPPVSSAAQAS from the coding sequence GTGACCAGCGAAATCCCCGACATCACGCGCGCGCAGACCGGCATCGACGGCGTCTCGTGGAACATCCTCGGCCAGATCTATGTGCCCAAGCAGGTCAGCGACGACAGCTTCTCGTGGCACGCGACCTTCCCGGTCGAGACCTTCGTGCCGCCGCACGTGCACCCGCACCAGGACGAGTACATCTTCGTGCTCGACGGCCGCATCGACCTGCTGCTGGCCGGCAAGAAGACCTCCGCCGGCGCCGGCGACCTGGTGCGCATGCCGCGCGGCATTCCGCATGCCTTCTTCAACAACTACGGCGAGCCGGTGACGGCCCTGTTCTGGGCCGCGCCGGCAGGCAAGCTGCTGGACCTCTACCGGCGCATCCACAACATGGCGAGCCCCGCCGAGGTGGTGGCGGCGGCGCGCGACTACGACGTCATCTTCCTGCCGCCCGTGTCGTCGGCGGCGCAGGCATCATGA
- a CDS encoding alkaline phosphatase family protein — protein MKRRVKNILFVMCDQLRYDHLSCFGHPTLKTPNLDALAARGVIFDRAYVQSPVCGPSRMSYYTGRYVHSHGASWNFVPLKAGEMTIGDHLRPLGVRSVLVGKTHMRADLAGMSRLGIDPASTIGVRIAECGFDPYERDDGIHPYSGHDPDPSYNDYLRAQGFGGDNPWESWANSTVDDQGRIRSGWFLKYSNRAARVPDEHSETPYITRRAMDFIAESGEQPWCLHLSYIKPHWPYIVPEPYASMYKPEDALPVVRSEAERHDPHPVYGAMMNHRVSRTFSREGVRDAVMPGYMGLIKQIDDQLGELFRFMEARGLMENTMIVFTSDHGDYLGDHWMGEKDLFHEPIIRAPLIVYDPDPRADTTRGTRCDALVEAVDLAPTFLDACGGVAVPHVMDGRSLRPLLFGERPRDWREHVVCEYDYAFQDSRIELGTPSRDAWLRMISDGRWKYVLAEGYRPMLFDLASDPHEFIDLGAAPEHEDVRRRLHEALFRWARQPRQRGTIADGTIESIEIQPRISEGGILIGYWDEEDLAEARQRFKPRFASTNPLVHPTLDRLTRLEGVSQ, from the coding sequence ATGAAACGACGCGTGAAGAACATCCTCTTCGTGATGTGCGACCAGCTGCGCTACGACCATCTCTCGTGCTTCGGCCACCCGACGCTGAAGACGCCGAACCTCGATGCGCTGGCGGCGCGCGGCGTGATCTTCGACCGCGCCTATGTGCAGTCGCCGGTGTGCGGACCGTCGCGCATGAGCTACTACACCGGCCGTTACGTTCACTCGCATGGCGCGAGCTGGAACTTCGTGCCGCTCAAGGCCGGCGAGATGACGATCGGCGACCACCTTCGTCCGCTGGGCGTGCGCTCGGTACTGGTCGGCAAGACGCACATGCGCGCCGACCTGGCAGGCATGTCGCGGCTGGGCATCGATCCGGCATCCACCATCGGCGTTCGCATCGCCGAATGCGGCTTCGATCCCTACGAGCGCGACGACGGCATTCATCCCTATTCCGGCCACGATCCCGACCCGAGCTACAACGACTACCTGCGCGCACAGGGGTTCGGCGGCGACAACCCCTGGGAAAGCTGGGCCAACTCGACGGTCGACGACCAAGGCCGCATCCGCTCGGGCTGGTTCCTGAAATATTCGAACCGCGCAGCCCGTGTGCCCGACGAGCATTCGGAGACGCCCTACATCACGCGCCGCGCGATGGACTTCATCGCGGAGTCCGGCGAGCAGCCCTGGTGCCTGCACCTGTCCTACATCAAGCCGCACTGGCCCTACATCGTGCCGGAGCCCTACGCGAGCATGTACAAGCCCGAGGACGCACTGCCGGTGGTGCGCAGCGAGGCCGAGCGCCACGATCCGCACCCGGTCTACGGCGCGATGATGAACCACCGCGTGTCGCGCACCTTCTCGCGCGAAGGCGTGCGCGATGCCGTGATGCCGGGCTACATGGGCCTGATCAAGCAGATCGACGACCAGCTCGGCGAGCTGTTCCGCTTCATGGAGGCGCGCGGCCTGATGGAGAACACGATGATCGTCTTCACCTCCGACCACGGCGACTACCTGGGCGATCACTGGATGGGCGAGAAGGATCTCTTCCACGAGCCGATCATCCGCGCGCCGCTGATCGTCTACGACCCCGATCCGCGCGCCGACACCACGCGTGGCACGCGCTGCGACGCACTGGTCGAGGCGGTGGACCTGGCGCCGACTTTCCTCGACGCCTGCGGCGGCGTGGCGGTGCCGCATGTCATGGACGGCCGTTCGCTGCGCCCGCTGCTGTTCGGCGAGCGGCCGCGTGACTGGCGCGAGCACGTGGTCTGCGAGTACGACTACGCGTTCCAGGATTCGCGCATCGAACTCGGCACGCCGTCGCGCGACGCCTGGCTGCGGATGATCTCCGACGGCCGCTGGAAATACGTGCTGGCCGAAGGCTACCGGCCGATGCTGTTCGACCTCGCCTCGGATCCGCACGAGTTCATCGATCTGGGCGCGGCACCGGAACACGAGGACGTGCGGCGGCGCCTGCATGAAGCCCTGTTCCGCTGGGCGCGCCAGCCGCGCCAGCGCGGGACCATCGCCGACGGCACCATCGAGTCGATCGAGATCCAGCCGCGCATCTCCGAGGGCGGCATCCTCATCGGCTACTGGGACGAAGAAGACCTGGCCGAGGCGCGCCAGCGCTTCAAGCCGCGCTTCGCCTCCACCAATCCTCTCGTCCATCCCACCCTCGACCGGCTCACCCGCCTGGAAGGAGTCTCCCAGTGA
- a CDS encoding LysR family transcriptional regulator yields the protein MRLQHFHLLLTLARTGSLRASAQILSVSQPALTKALRQLEEEFGTALVVRTPKGVRLAPAGELLAARAATVVREIERAREEVAWHLRHAEAQVTIGVSPVAAILLAPGAVARFGTRWPQVRLRMRDTLYPRALEQLRTGELDLALGPLPGEGAGRDLLVQPLFESQALLAARRGHPLARAKKLAQLVDAGWVLTGPAGGPGDPRNLSFDATGERTPQVRLECESFATLLALMPSLDVIGIMPRGFFDRYGPAMDLVELPITDVLPNTTIHAVYRADAPLTLPAQRLLDAFIAEARAQRKG from the coding sequence GTGCGACTGCAACACTTCCATCTGCTGCTGACCCTTGCCAGGACCGGCAGCCTGCGCGCCTCCGCGCAGATCCTCAGCGTCTCGCAGCCGGCGCTGACCAAGGCGCTGCGCCAGCTCGAGGAAGAGTTCGGCACCGCGCTGGTGGTGCGCACGCCCAAGGGTGTGCGGCTGGCGCCGGCCGGCGAGCTGCTCGCCGCGCGGGCCGCGACGGTGGTGCGCGAGATCGAGCGCGCGCGTGAAGAAGTGGCATGGCACCTGCGGCATGCGGAAGCGCAGGTGACGATCGGCGTCTCGCCGGTGGCGGCGATCCTGCTGGCGCCCGGCGCAGTGGCGCGCTTCGGCACGCGCTGGCCGCAGGTACGGCTGCGGATGCGCGACACGCTGTACCCGCGCGCGCTGGAACAACTGCGCACTGGCGAGCTGGATCTGGCGCTCGGCCCCTTGCCCGGCGAGGGCGCCGGGCGCGATCTGCTGGTGCAGCCGCTCTTCGAGAGCCAGGCCCTGCTTGCGGCGCGCCGCGGTCATCCTCTCGCGCGCGCGAAGAAACTGGCGCAGCTGGTCGACGCGGGTTGGGTGCTCACCGGTCCGGCGGGTGGGCCGGGCGATCCGCGCAACCTGTCCTTCGATGCGACGGGCGAGCGCACGCCGCAGGTCCGGCTCGAGTGCGAATCCTTCGCCACCCTGCTGGCCCTGATGCCCAGCCTGGACGTCATCGGGATCATGCCCAGGGGCTTCTTCGATCGCTACGGGCCCGCCATGGATCTGGTCGAGTTGCCAATCACCGATGTGTTGCCCAACACCACGATCCACGCGGTGTATCGCGCCGATGCGCCGCTGACGCTGCCGGCGCAGCGGCTGCTGGACGCGTTCATCGCGGAGGCCCGGGCGCAACGCAAGGGTTGA
- a CDS encoding DUF1398 domain-containing protein produces MDHSIKSTIERSAADAHAGRSTFGEGVGLLKAAGVEAYHADFRRREATYYLPSGEWHAVPLPAPEIAVPQAFDAAALQAAIRGAQRDELRYPEFMQLAMAAGCVGYFVWIAGRHVEYFSHRGQGHIERFPDAMD; encoded by the coding sequence ATGGACCATTCGATCAAGAGCACCATCGAACGCAGCGCAGCCGACGCGCATGCCGGACGCAGCACCTTCGGCGAGGGCGTGGGCCTGCTGAAGGCCGCAGGCGTGGAGGCCTACCACGCCGATTTCCGCCGCCGCGAGGCCACCTACTACCTGCCTTCCGGCGAGTGGCATGCGGTGCCGCTGCCGGCACCCGAGATCGCGGTTCCGCAAGCCTTCGATGCGGCCGCCTTGCAGGCCGCCATCCGCGGCGCGCAGCGCGACGAGCTGCGCTATCCGGAATTCATGCAGCTGGCGATGGCGGCCGGCTGCGTCGGGTACTTCGTCTGGATTGCCGGGCGCCACGTCGAGTATTTCTCGCACCGCGGACAAGGCCACATCGAACGATTTCCTGACGCGATGGATTGA
- a CDS encoding MarR family winged helix-turn-helix transcriptional regulator gives MPQPRRTSAPPQRRPHADRAVSALDSHVGFWLRFVSNHVSAAFQARVEAEGVSVSEWVALRHLFDAPDAVPAALVAALGMTKGAVSKIVARLVAKGWAETVAHATDLRAHRIRLTRSGRELVPRLARLADRNDAAFFGTLPAASREELVRLMRELVRIHQLRHVPTD, from the coding sequence ATGCCGCAGCCGCGTCGAACCAGCGCTCCACCGCAACGCCGCCCCCACGCGGATCGAGCCGTCAGCGCACTGGATTCGCATGTCGGCTTCTGGCTTCGCTTCGTCTCCAACCATGTGTCCGCCGCGTTCCAGGCACGGGTCGAGGCCGAGGGCGTCTCGGTGTCCGAATGGGTTGCGCTGCGGCATCTCTTCGACGCGCCGGACGCTGTGCCGGCAGCGCTGGTCGCGGCACTGGGCATGACCAAGGGCGCGGTGTCGAAGATCGTCGCGCGCCTGGTCGCCAAGGGTTGGGCCGAAACCGTGGCCCACGCGACGGACCTGCGCGCGCACCGCATCCGGCTGACCCGATCGGGCCGCGAGTTGGTGCCTCGTCTGGCCCGGCTCGCGGATCGGAACGACGCGGCGTTCTTCGGCACGCTGCCCGCAGCGTCGCGCGAAGAGCTCGTCCGGCTGATGCGGGAGCTCGTGCGGATTCATCAACTGCGCCACGTGCCGACCGACTGA
- a CDS encoding type IV pilin protein has product MHQVKKQLPNALSLASRPRPRARCLPARGFTLIELMVTVAIVAILAAIAYPSYIAYIVRSNRAAAQGYMLELTNLQQRYLLDARAYAPDLATLNSTIPANVSSNYNITTPLKSGTTPPGFTVTAQPINAQAARDTACATLTIDETGLKNATGPQGVAGCW; this is encoded by the coding sequence ATGCATCAGGTGAAGAAACAGCTGCCGAACGCACTTTCGCTCGCAAGCCGACCTCGCCCGCGGGCTCGGTGCTTGCCGGCGCGAGGCTTCACGTTGATCGAGCTGATGGTGACGGTCGCGATCGTCGCCATCCTCGCGGCGATAGCCTATCCGTCGTACATCGCCTACATCGTGCGCTCCAACCGGGCGGCGGCGCAGGGCTACATGTTGGAGCTCACCAACCTGCAGCAGCGCTACTTGCTCGATGCGCGGGCGTATGCCCCGGACCTTGCGACGCTGAATTCGACCATCCCCGCGAACGTGTCGTCCAACTACAACATCACGACACCGCTCAAGTCCGGAACGACGCCACCGGGCTTTACCGTCACCGCCCAGCCGATCAACGCCCAAGCCGCCAGGGACACCGCCTGCGCGACGCTGACCATCGACGAAACCGGGTTGAAGAACGCGACAGGACCTCAAGGAGTTGCAGGGTGCTGGTAA
- a CDS encoding GspH/FimT family pseudopilin, whose translation MLVSRGHPRRHARGFTLIELVTTITVMAIFAGLALPSFREFVANQRIRNVSFDLMASLTLARSEAVTRGIPVTLKQSSSSWDQGWKVIATDASNTIIQNQEAYKGLSITDSASLGAVSYGKDGRAVTASTKFTVAPSIAMTGVSSRCISIGLSGVPSSSMGACQ comes from the coding sequence GTGCTGGTAAGCCGCGGCCATCCGCGGCGTCATGCACGCGGCTTCACGTTGATCGAGTTGGTGACCACCATCACGGTGATGGCGATTTTTGCCGGGCTGGCGCTTCCCTCGTTTCGCGAGTTCGTTGCCAACCAGCGCATCCGCAATGTGTCCTTCGACCTGATGGCCTCGTTGACGCTCGCGCGCAGCGAGGCCGTGACGCGCGGCATCCCCGTGACGCTGAAACAGTCCTCCTCCAGTTGGGACCAGGGCTGGAAGGTGATCGCGACCGACGCCAGCAACACGATCATCCAGAACCAGGAGGCCTACAAAGGCCTCTCCATCACCGATTCGGCCTCGCTCGGCGCCGTTTCCTACGGGAAGGATGGCCGCGCCGTGACGGCGAGCACCAAGTTCACCGTGGCGCCATCGATCGCGATGACGGGTGTCAGTTCGCGCTGCATCTCGATCGGCCTGAGCGGCGTGCCGAGCAGCAGCATGGGAGCTTGCCAATGA
- the pilV gene encoding type IV pilus modification protein PilV produces the protein MMLRSRTRTVHRIKHQNGIALIEVLVSLVILLFGLLGLAGVSSRANLAEMESYQRIVAVQLVQDMADRLSANRKVATCYSNGTTGVQLGSGATTIPACTAGNVQQQTQAAADLAAWSNMIKGQAEKTQSGTSLGAMIGAVGCVTLDDPVNNIYLIAVSWQGLAKTAAPTLSTGSAFPCGNGAYGDEKLHRVITTKVQIGTLS, from the coding sequence ATGATGCTTCGCTCCCGGACGCGCACCGTCCACAGGATCAAACACCAGAACGGCATCGCGCTCATCGAGGTGCTGGTTTCGCTCGTCATCCTGCTGTTCGGCCTGCTCGGTCTGGCTGGCGTGAGCAGCCGCGCCAACCTTGCAGAAATGGAGTCCTACCAGCGCATCGTGGCCGTGCAGCTGGTGCAGGACATGGCCGACCGCCTGAGTGCGAACCGCAAGGTCGCGACCTGCTACTCGAACGGGACGACCGGCGTTCAACTCGGCTCCGGCGCCACGACCATCCCGGCCTGCACGGCGGGCAATGTCCAGCAGCAGACGCAAGCCGCTGCCGACCTCGCGGCCTGGAGCAACATGATCAAGGGACAGGCCGAAAAGACCCAGTCGGGCACCAGTCTCGGCGCCATGATCGGCGCGGTCGGCTGCGTGACGCTCGACGACCCCGTCAACAACATCTATTTGATCGCCGTCTCCTGGCAGGGCCTCGCCAAAACCGCGGCGCCGACCTTGTCCACCGGCTCCGCCTTCCCGTGCGGCAACGGTGCCTATGGCGACGAGAAACTGCATCGCGTCATCACCACCAAGGTTCAGATCGGAACGCTGTCATGA
- a CDS encoding PilW family protein: MKVRKLSRGPRHHRGFTLVELMVALTLGLFLIIGLISLIVSTISTRSELDKSSRQIENGRYALELLSEDIQAAGFIGRTGSTAFNPVLPIACPTNIASLGYSAATNPGTSSVPLPIYGPNAAPSCISNVMVGTAMLVVVRVSTNPVLAPASAVATEIYLQVSACGTDTVPFAIASGASTASFNLMSKDCVSSKPAPLRKVVQHLYYVSTCNVCGTDTTPTLKMAEYVNGAMTITPLVEGIENLQFDYGIDIDGNGSPDCYTSNPTSPPLAEIATSVCPQTTPPYDWTIAANNWGNVMAVRIHVLARSTEGSAGWTDKRNYDLGLAVPAAGPFNDQIKRHVYSTVARLYNISGQREAP; this comes from the coding sequence ATGAAGGTGCGCAAGCTGTCTCGCGGGCCTCGCCATCATCGCGGCTTCACGCTGGTCGAACTGATGGTGGCCCTCACGCTCGGCCTGTTCCTGATCATCGGCCTCATCAGTCTCATCGTCTCGACGATCAGCACGCGCTCCGAGCTGGACAAGTCCTCGCGCCAGATCGAGAACGGCCGCTACGCCCTCGAGTTGCTCAGCGAAGATATCCAGGCCGCCGGCTTTATCGGCCGGACCGGGAGTACCGCCTTCAACCCTGTCCTGCCGATCGCCTGCCCCACGAACATCGCGAGCCTGGGCTACTCGGCGGCCACGAACCCAGGCACATCCAGCGTACCGCTGCCGATCTACGGGCCGAACGCGGCACCGTCCTGCATCAGCAATGTCATGGTGGGCACGGCCATGCTGGTCGTTGTACGTGTGAGCACGAACCCCGTGCTGGCGCCTGCATCGGCCGTCGCGACGGAAATCTACCTCCAAGTCTCCGCCTGCGGCACCGACACGGTGCCTTTCGCAATCGCCAGCGGCGCCTCCACCGCGAGTTTCAACTTGATGAGCAAGGACTGCGTGTCGAGCAAGCCCGCGCCCCTGCGCAAGGTCGTGCAGCACCTCTACTACGTGAGCACCTGCAATGTGTGCGGTACCGACACGACCCCCACGCTCAAGATGGCCGAATATGTCAACGGCGCGATGACCATCACGCCGCTGGTCGAGGGCATCGAGAATCTGCAGTTCGACTACGGCATCGACATCGATGGCAACGGTTCGCCCGACTGCTACACCAGCAATCCGACCAGCCCGCCTCTCGCCGAGATCGCAACTTCCGTCTGTCCGCAGACGACGCCGCCTTACGACTGGACGATCGCTGCCAACAACTGGGGCAACGTGATGGCGGTACGCATTCATGTCCTCGCACGCAGTACGGAAGGCAGCGCTGGTTGGACCGACAAGCGGAATTACGACCTGGGTCTGGCCGTGCCGGCCGCGGGCCCGTTCAACGACCAGATCAAGCGCCACGTCTACAGCACGGTCGCGCGCCTGTACAACATCTCGGGCCAAAGGGAAGCGCCATGA
- a CDS encoding pilus assembly PilX family protein: protein MNDLTHRGAKHTQSGATLLISMIFLVVLTLIVVSAIKVTNVNTKLATNMQIQKESEAAAQQAIETVISTDFTTLAPPQTVPVDINNSGQPGSTYQVSISPPPTCVSVKPIKLSELDASNAEDVPCYASGAGQNTGIVGAGTSGDSLCANSNWEITATATAPGAAASAPGVMATTNTTAVQGVATRVALGSSC from the coding sequence ATGAACGACCTCACGCATCGCGGTGCGAAGCACACCCAATCGGGGGCCACGTTGCTGATCTCGATGATCTTCCTGGTGGTGCTCACGCTGATTGTCGTGTCGGCCATCAAGGTGACCAACGTCAACACCAAGCTGGCCACCAACATGCAGATCCAGAAGGAATCGGAAGCGGCTGCCCAGCAGGCGATAGAGACCGTCATCAGCACCGACTTCACCACGCTGGCGCCGCCCCAGACGGTGCCCGTCGATATCAACAACAGCGGGCAGCCCGGGTCGACCTACCAGGTCAGCATCTCCCCGCCGCCGACATGCGTCAGCGTCAAGCCCATCAAGCTGAGCGAACTCGATGCGAGCAACGCCGAGGACGTGCCTTGCTATGCAAGCGGCGCGGGGCAGAACACCGGCATCGTCGGCGCAGGAACAAGCGGCGACTCGCTGTGTGCGAACTCGAACTGGGAGATCACGGCGACCGCGACCGCGCCCGGCGCTGCAGCGAGCGCGCCCGGCGTCATGGCGACAACGAACACCACGGCGGTCCAGGGCGTTGCCACGCGCGTCGCACTGGGTAGCTCCTGCTAG